Proteins encoded in a region of the Oscarella lobularis chromosome 17, ooOscLobu1.1, whole genome shotgun sequence genome:
- the LOC136197217 gene encoding death-associated protein kinase 1-like isoform X1 — MEGAVSNALKGSLSDLQLFLRGHELDWKPDSLEVKQLLYALSRGNVEVAELMISSGASVNVQAMPYKRTPLMAACKSITAVKFLIGKGSIVAARDLNGNTALHEAARENSLEISSILLDHGALVDAENEDGKTPLRIAVEIGSHLLAKLFLDCGCSINIKDKDGNTAFSLACYKRQSKIVQSMLDSKRVFDIHQVNKDGVSLIAAACHGGFLSLVQELAKQGSSLTELTKTGESCLHLACKSNIEEMANFLITKGADLEVTDQNGLTPLLAACKAGCFETAKLLIQRGCRVKVLSKRRECALHFVCLYMPRSQNAANFLERQSYLRIAKLLIENECEVNVKSEYDSTPFSCLLDDAIALASPIIGRSDTTTIQLAQLLVKCGCAITTQNFIKKSNILHVVALQQLPTDFDEDVLDFLQFFLDHGADPNVPDKDGKLPYELANGKCRDVLRKASAERHLNSLKKEFGVTKPKRIKICLIGKVKAGKTTLMKLLQKSSESSSEKRLPSSPVDDGFEEPRTAGVDFQKSNVHGAGEVLFCDFAGQREFHKIHSLFFSAETTIFLLVVDVTENDLRQTCSYWLSFVKSGIWSGKKIKVAVVGSRRDKLAEKDGKKILQDLISYLDTLYHNWFDISRQAFFYNCRSDVTTELNDYIGDEKQACLEIAAEIPAVVGTVVDDLLPKLIKVLSQSDVGFRDLVAAGIVPELKNKARMMIMTVLFRGKRLSDYDLTEEQVTRVNRHFIPFGLFWALTEKALEKSISESLVKQLLSFLNGIGEIILVRGQVILDPYWFCQSIIGPIFAPESFPVYLERVENGKVNVRDIEKVLERFNREHNQKVISVQEALALLKDLEICYEVENEPELICFPSLLKEERLKDVWKRDDRLIITVDVGIRCKCQERTDIITPGSMPLLQTRGSTSQKFSEPIIWKGGLKVTKVVSGQSSCVVEGLIELSCRDTAIDIIVRGPSQSEGECKRLLEDLRVEVSEVLKERSCGITTDKFYISSGRLKEMDGPMPTYSVEKIERAQRKDPPVAEMVLDGKLYSDLLRDLLIVPDDHYTLLPRDVKLAITRELNRKPELLIPLMTKLEVQKATALVITSHLEKPEADCLLLEWTKRLDATVPNFRKALIGTETLSNLLSLLPEDDTETEATLAGAVAFSEQMCLAEKAVSGCSLGAVASKEKDSKQGSFPSPESSVTTDLLVSCAGVGSAHWETIGVYLGLGSSKLKEIREATPSLVARLQQVIEGWKLNAAEPPTVGRLLTAFDRAGISKRAIEEAFELK; from the exons ATGGAGGGAGCCGTTTCTAATGCTTTGAAAGGATCTTTAAGTGATTTGCAGCTGTTTCTTCGTGGTCATGAGTTAGACTGGAAACCTGACTCG cTTGAAGTTAAGCAATTGCTTTACGCGCTCTCTCGTGGCAACGTGGAGGTTGCAGAATTGATGATCAGCAGTGGGGCGTCCGTCAATGTTCAAGCT ATGCCGTATAAGAGAACACCTCTTATGGCTGCTTGTAAATCCATAACTGCAGTCAAGTTTTTGATTGGAAAAGGAAGCATTGTTGCTGCTCGAGATTTG AACGGAAATACAGCACTTCACGAGGCAGCTCGTGAAAATTCTCTTGAGATCTCTTCTATATTGCTTGATCACGGAGCTCTAGTTGATGCCGAAAATGAG gaTGGCAAAACTCCCTTACGGATAGCAGTAGAAATAGGATCTCATTTACTAGCAAAGCTCTTTCTAGACTGTGGTTGCTCTATAAATATCAAAGACAAG GACGGCAACACTGCTTTTAGCTTGGCCTGTTACAAGCGGCAATCAAAAATAGTACAATCCATGCTTGATTCAAAGCGTGTATTTGATATTCATCAAGTGAACAAA GACGGAGTTTCTCTTATTGCGGCTGCTTGTCATGGTGGTTTTCTATCTTTAGTTCAAGAATTGGCCAAGCAAGGGTCTTCACTTACGGAGTTAACAAAG ACTGGTGAAAGCTGTTTGCATCTTGCGTGTAAAAGTAACATTGAGGAAATGGCCAACtttttgattactaaagGTGCTGATTTGGAAGTAACTGATCAG AACGGGCTAACTCCTCTTTTAGCCGCCTGTAAAGCTGGGTGTTTCGAGACTGCGAAGCTTTTGATTCAAAGGGGCTGTCGCGTAAAAGTTCTGAGCAAG CGGAGAGAATGTGCTCTTCATTTTGTTTGTCTTTACATGCCGAGATCTCAGAATGCAGCAA ATTTTCTAGAGCGTCAAAGCTATTTAAGAATTGCTAAACTTTTGATTGAAAACGAATGCGAAGTCAATGTAAAGTCTGAG TACGACTCTACACCATTTTCTTGTCTCCTGGACGATGCCATTGCACTCGCTTCTCCAATAATTGGACGTTCTGATACAACGACTATACAGTTGGCTCAATTATTAGTGAAGTGTGGGTGCGCTATTACGACCCAAAATTTTATAAAAAAG AGCAACATTCTCCACGTTGTAGCTCTGCAACAATTACCCACGGACTTTGATGAGGATGTTCTGGATTTTCTGCAGTTTTTCTTAGATCATGGAGCCGATCCGAACGTTCCAGATAAG GATGGAAAACTGCCGTATGAATTAGCAAATGGCAAATGTAGAGACGTTTTGCGAAAGGCTTCG gctgAGCGCCATTTGAATTCTCTGAAAAAGGAGTTTGGAGTAACAAAGCCTAAAAGAATTAAAATATGTTTAATAGGCAAAGTGAAAGCCGGAAAAACAACACTAATGAAGCTTTTGCAAAAAAGTTCTGAAAGTTCATCAGAGAAACGCCTTCCTAGCAGCCCCGTAGATGATGGTTTTGAGGAACCTCGAACTGCAGGTGTTGATTTTCAGAAGTCAAACGTTCACGGAGCTGGTGAAGTACTTTTTTGCGATTTTGCTGGCCAAAGAGAATTCCATAAAATTCAcagtttatttttttcagcaGAAACGACCATATTTCTGCTCGTTGTTGACGTAACTGAAAATGATTTGCGGCAAACATGCAGCTATTGGCTGTCATTTGTGAAGAGCGGAATTTGGTCtggaaagaaaataaagGTTGCCGTTGTCGGAAGCAGGCGCGACAAACTCGCAGAAAAGGACGGAAAGAAGATCCTCCAAGATCTCATTAGCTATTTGGATACGCTCTACCATAATTGGTTTGACATTTCAAGGCAGGCTTTCTTTTACAACTGCAGAAGTGATGTCACAACCGAGTTAAATGACTACATTGGGGACGAGAAGCAAGCTTGTCTTGAA ATAGCTGCAGAAATTCCAGCTGTTGTCGGAACCGTTGTAGACGATCTGCTGCCAAAACTTATCAAAGTATTGAGCCAATCGGACGTTGGCTTTAGGGATTTGGTCGCTGCTGGGATTGTTCCGGAACTAAA AAACAAAGCAAGAATGATGATAATGACAGTCTTGTTCCGTGGCAAGAGACTCAGTGACTATGACTTGACGGAAGAGCAG GTGACAAGAGTAAATCGCCATTTCATTCCTTTTGGTTTGTTTTGGGCTTTAACGGAAAAAGCCCTAGAGAAGTCCATTAGCGAGTCTCTTGTGAAACAACTCCTTAGTTTTCTAAATGGAATAGGAGAA ataaTATTAGTGAGGGGCCAAGTTATACTTGATCCCTACTGGTTTTGCCAAAGCATTATTGGACCCATCTTTGCTCCTGAGAGCTTTCCTGTGTACTTAGAAAGAGTTGAAAACGGAAAGGTCAATGTGCGCGACATCGAAAAAGTGTTGGAAAGGTTTAATAGAGAGCACAATCAAAAAGTCATTTCAGTGCAAGAAGCATTGGCACTTCTTAAAGATTTAGAAATTTGCTACGAAGTTGAAAATGAACCGGAACTGATTTGTTTCCCATCGCTGCTGAAAGAGGAACGCCTGAAGGACGTATGGAAGCGAGACGATAGACTAATTATAACTGTCGACGTAGGCATACGTTGCAAGTGTCAAGAAAGAACCGATATTATTACTCCTGGAAGCATGCCTCTTCTGCAAACGCGTGGATCTACTTCACAAAAATTCTCTGAGCCCATTATATGGAAAGGTGGGTTGAAGGTAACTAAGGTGGTTTCCGGTCAATCGTCCTGCGTTGTTGAAGGACTGATTGAACTGAGTTGTCGCGATACAGCGATTGATATTATTGTTCGTGGACCCAGTCAATCGGAAGGCGAATGCAAGAGACTTTTGGAGGATTTACGAGTTGAAGTTTCAGAAGTTTTGAAAGAACGAAGCTGCGGTATCACGACAGATAAATTCTATATTTCGTCTGGAAGATTAAAAGAAATGGATGGTCCAATGCCAACATACAGCGTTGAAAAGATTGAAAGAgctcaaagaaaagatcCCCCTGTAGCTGAAATGGTTCTGGACGGCAAATTATACAGCGATTTGCTAAGAGATTTATTAATTGTTCCCGATGATCACTATACTCTACTGCCAAGAGACGTTAAACTTGCTATAACTAGAGAGTTGAATCGAAAACCCGAGTTATTAATTCCTTTGATGACGAAACTGGAAGTGCAGAAAGCAACGGCTCTTGTTATCACCTCTCATTTAGAAAAACCTGAAGCCGATTGTTTGCTTTTGGAATGGACCAAACGTTTGGATGCGACGGTTCCAAATTTCCGAAAAGCCTTGATTGGTACCGAAACTTTATCAAACCTTCTGTCCCTATTGCCTGAGGACGAT ACAGAAACTGAAGCTACCCTTGCAG GTGCTGTGGCATTTTCAGAACAAATGTGCTTAGCGGAGAAAGCCGTGAGTGGCTGCTCCCTTGGTGCGGTCGcatcaaaagaaaag GATTCCAAACAAG GGTCTTTTCCGAGTCCTGAAAGCTCAGTTACTACGGATTTGCTAGTTTCGTGTGCTGGCGTGGGATCTGCGCATTGGGAAACAATTGGCGTGTACTTGGGGCTCGGGTCTTCGAAGCTGAAAGAAATAAGGGAGGCAACGCCATCGCTTGTTGCTCGCCTGCAGCAAGTCATAGAGGGATGGAAGTTGAATGCGGCAGAACCTCCAACCGTTGGCAGGTTACTTACGGCTTTTGATAGAGCAGGAATTTCAAAACGAGCTATTGAAGAAGCGTTTGAACTTAAATAG
- the LOC136197217 gene encoding death-associated protein kinase 1-like isoform X2, which yields MEGAVSNALKGSLSDLQLFLRGHELDWKPDSLEVKQLLYALSRGNVEVAELMISSGASVNVQAMPYKRTPLMAACKSITAVKFLIGKGSIVAARDLNGNTALHEAARENSLEISSILLDHGALVDAENEDGKTPLRIAVEIGSHLLAKLFLDCGCSINIKDKDGNTAFSLACYKRQSKIVQSMLDSKRVFDIHQVNKDGVSLIAAACHGGFLSLVQELAKQGSSLTELTKTGESCLHLACKSNIEEMANFLITKGADLEVTDQNGLTPLLAACKAGCFETAKLLIQRGCRVKVLSKRRECALHFVCLYMPRSQNAAKRQSYLRIAKLLIENECEVNVKSEYDSTPFSCLLDDAIALASPIIGRSDTTTIQLAQLLVKCGCAITTQNFIKKSNILHVVALQQLPTDFDEDVLDFLQFFLDHGADPNVPDKDGKLPYELANGKCRDVLRKASAERHLNSLKKEFGVTKPKRIKICLIGKVKAGKTTLMKLLQKSSESSSEKRLPSSPVDDGFEEPRTAGVDFQKSNVHGAGEVLFCDFAGQREFHKIHSLFFSAETTIFLLVVDVTENDLRQTCSYWLSFVKSGIWSGKKIKVAVVGSRRDKLAEKDGKKILQDLISYLDTLYHNWFDISRQAFFYNCRSDVTTELNDYIGDEKQACLEIAAEIPAVVGTVVDDLLPKLIKVLSQSDVGFRDLVAAGIVPELKNKARMMIMTVLFRGKRLSDYDLTEEQVTRVNRHFIPFGLFWALTEKALEKSISESLVKQLLSFLNGIGEIILVRGQVILDPYWFCQSIIGPIFAPESFPVYLERVENGKVNVRDIEKVLERFNREHNQKVISVQEALALLKDLEICYEVENEPELICFPSLLKEERLKDVWKRDDRLIITVDVGIRCKCQERTDIITPGSMPLLQTRGSTSQKFSEPIIWKGGLKVTKVVSGQSSCVVEGLIELSCRDTAIDIIVRGPSQSEGECKRLLEDLRVEVSEVLKERSCGITTDKFYISSGRLKEMDGPMPTYSVEKIERAQRKDPPVAEMVLDGKLYSDLLRDLLIVPDDHYTLLPRDVKLAITRELNRKPELLIPLMTKLEVQKATALVITSHLEKPEADCLLLEWTKRLDATVPNFRKALIGTETLSNLLSLLPEDDTETEATLAGAVAFSEQMCLAEKAVSGCSLGAVASKEKDSKQGSFPSPESSVTTDLLVSCAGVGSAHWETIGVYLGLGSSKLKEIREATPSLVARLQQVIEGWKLNAAEPPTVGRLLTAFDRAGISKRAIEEAFELK from the exons ATGGAGGGAGCCGTTTCTAATGCTTTGAAAGGATCTTTAAGTGATTTGCAGCTGTTTCTTCGTGGTCATGAGTTAGACTGGAAACCTGACTCG cTTGAAGTTAAGCAATTGCTTTACGCGCTCTCTCGTGGCAACGTGGAGGTTGCAGAATTGATGATCAGCAGTGGGGCGTCCGTCAATGTTCAAGCT ATGCCGTATAAGAGAACACCTCTTATGGCTGCTTGTAAATCCATAACTGCAGTCAAGTTTTTGATTGGAAAAGGAAGCATTGTTGCTGCTCGAGATTTG AACGGAAATACAGCACTTCACGAGGCAGCTCGTGAAAATTCTCTTGAGATCTCTTCTATATTGCTTGATCACGGAGCTCTAGTTGATGCCGAAAATGAG gaTGGCAAAACTCCCTTACGGATAGCAGTAGAAATAGGATCTCATTTACTAGCAAAGCTCTTTCTAGACTGTGGTTGCTCTATAAATATCAAAGACAAG GACGGCAACACTGCTTTTAGCTTGGCCTGTTACAAGCGGCAATCAAAAATAGTACAATCCATGCTTGATTCAAAGCGTGTATTTGATATTCATCAAGTGAACAAA GACGGAGTTTCTCTTATTGCGGCTGCTTGTCATGGTGGTTTTCTATCTTTAGTTCAAGAATTGGCCAAGCAAGGGTCTTCACTTACGGAGTTAACAAAG ACTGGTGAAAGCTGTTTGCATCTTGCGTGTAAAAGTAACATTGAGGAAATGGCCAACtttttgattactaaagGTGCTGATTTGGAAGTAACTGATCAG AACGGGCTAACTCCTCTTTTAGCCGCCTGTAAAGCTGGGTGTTTCGAGACTGCGAAGCTTTTGATTCAAAGGGGCTGTCGCGTAAAAGTTCTGAGCAAG CGGAGAGAATGTGCTCTTCATTTTGTTTGTCTTTACATGCCGAGATCTCAGAATGCAGCAA AGCGTCAAAGCTATTTAAGAATTGCTAAACTTTTGATTGAAAACGAATGCGAAGTCAATGTAAAGTCTGAG TACGACTCTACACCATTTTCTTGTCTCCTGGACGATGCCATTGCACTCGCTTCTCCAATAATTGGACGTTCTGATACAACGACTATACAGTTGGCTCAATTATTAGTGAAGTGTGGGTGCGCTATTACGACCCAAAATTTTATAAAAAAG AGCAACATTCTCCACGTTGTAGCTCTGCAACAATTACCCACGGACTTTGATGAGGATGTTCTGGATTTTCTGCAGTTTTTCTTAGATCATGGAGCCGATCCGAACGTTCCAGATAAG GATGGAAAACTGCCGTATGAATTAGCAAATGGCAAATGTAGAGACGTTTTGCGAAAGGCTTCG gctgAGCGCCATTTGAATTCTCTGAAAAAGGAGTTTGGAGTAACAAAGCCTAAAAGAATTAAAATATGTTTAATAGGCAAAGTGAAAGCCGGAAAAACAACACTAATGAAGCTTTTGCAAAAAAGTTCTGAAAGTTCATCAGAGAAACGCCTTCCTAGCAGCCCCGTAGATGATGGTTTTGAGGAACCTCGAACTGCAGGTGTTGATTTTCAGAAGTCAAACGTTCACGGAGCTGGTGAAGTACTTTTTTGCGATTTTGCTGGCCAAAGAGAATTCCATAAAATTCAcagtttatttttttcagcaGAAACGACCATATTTCTGCTCGTTGTTGACGTAACTGAAAATGATTTGCGGCAAACATGCAGCTATTGGCTGTCATTTGTGAAGAGCGGAATTTGGTCtggaaagaaaataaagGTTGCCGTTGTCGGAAGCAGGCGCGACAAACTCGCAGAAAAGGACGGAAAGAAGATCCTCCAAGATCTCATTAGCTATTTGGATACGCTCTACCATAATTGGTTTGACATTTCAAGGCAGGCTTTCTTTTACAACTGCAGAAGTGATGTCACAACCGAGTTAAATGACTACATTGGGGACGAGAAGCAAGCTTGTCTTGAA ATAGCTGCAGAAATTCCAGCTGTTGTCGGAACCGTTGTAGACGATCTGCTGCCAAAACTTATCAAAGTATTGAGCCAATCGGACGTTGGCTTTAGGGATTTGGTCGCTGCTGGGATTGTTCCGGAACTAAA AAACAAAGCAAGAATGATGATAATGACAGTCTTGTTCCGTGGCAAGAGACTCAGTGACTATGACTTGACGGAAGAGCAG GTGACAAGAGTAAATCGCCATTTCATTCCTTTTGGTTTGTTTTGGGCTTTAACGGAAAAAGCCCTAGAGAAGTCCATTAGCGAGTCTCTTGTGAAACAACTCCTTAGTTTTCTAAATGGAATAGGAGAA ataaTATTAGTGAGGGGCCAAGTTATACTTGATCCCTACTGGTTTTGCCAAAGCATTATTGGACCCATCTTTGCTCCTGAGAGCTTTCCTGTGTACTTAGAAAGAGTTGAAAACGGAAAGGTCAATGTGCGCGACATCGAAAAAGTGTTGGAAAGGTTTAATAGAGAGCACAATCAAAAAGTCATTTCAGTGCAAGAAGCATTGGCACTTCTTAAAGATTTAGAAATTTGCTACGAAGTTGAAAATGAACCGGAACTGATTTGTTTCCCATCGCTGCTGAAAGAGGAACGCCTGAAGGACGTATGGAAGCGAGACGATAGACTAATTATAACTGTCGACGTAGGCATACGTTGCAAGTGTCAAGAAAGAACCGATATTATTACTCCTGGAAGCATGCCTCTTCTGCAAACGCGTGGATCTACTTCACAAAAATTCTCTGAGCCCATTATATGGAAAGGTGGGTTGAAGGTAACTAAGGTGGTTTCCGGTCAATCGTCCTGCGTTGTTGAAGGACTGATTGAACTGAGTTGTCGCGATACAGCGATTGATATTATTGTTCGTGGACCCAGTCAATCGGAAGGCGAATGCAAGAGACTTTTGGAGGATTTACGAGTTGAAGTTTCAGAAGTTTTGAAAGAACGAAGCTGCGGTATCACGACAGATAAATTCTATATTTCGTCTGGAAGATTAAAAGAAATGGATGGTCCAATGCCAACATACAGCGTTGAAAAGATTGAAAGAgctcaaagaaaagatcCCCCTGTAGCTGAAATGGTTCTGGACGGCAAATTATACAGCGATTTGCTAAGAGATTTATTAATTGTTCCCGATGATCACTATACTCTACTGCCAAGAGACGTTAAACTTGCTATAACTAGAGAGTTGAATCGAAAACCCGAGTTATTAATTCCTTTGATGACGAAACTGGAAGTGCAGAAAGCAACGGCTCTTGTTATCACCTCTCATTTAGAAAAACCTGAAGCCGATTGTTTGCTTTTGGAATGGACCAAACGTTTGGATGCGACGGTTCCAAATTTCCGAAAAGCCTTGATTGGTACCGAAACTTTATCAAACCTTCTGTCCCTATTGCCTGAGGACGAT ACAGAAACTGAAGCTACCCTTGCAG GTGCTGTGGCATTTTCAGAACAAATGTGCTTAGCGGAGAAAGCCGTGAGTGGCTGCTCCCTTGGTGCGGTCGcatcaaaagaaaag GATTCCAAACAAG GGTCTTTTCCGAGTCCTGAAAGCTCAGTTACTACGGATTTGCTAGTTTCGTGTGCTGGCGTGGGATCTGCGCATTGGGAAACAATTGGCGTGTACTTGGGGCTCGGGTCTTCGAAGCTGAAAGAAATAAGGGAGGCAACGCCATCGCTTGTTGCTCGCCTGCAGCAAGTCATAGAGGGATGGAAGTTGAATGCGGCAGAACCTCCAACCGTTGGCAGGTTACTTACGGCTTTTGATAGAGCAGGAATTTCAAAACGAGCTATTGAAGAAGCGTTTGAACTTAAATAG